A region from the Acyrthosiphon pisum isolate AL4f chromosome A1, pea_aphid_22Mar2018_4r6ur, whole genome shotgun sequence genome encodes:
- the LOC100163824 gene encoding zinc finger protein 600 yields MMEVNYRYIAFENDHTYLKTSNPGEENIQLLQSSISTVFEPKNNAAVSSKTPSTKKQQNKVCTNKTKTKPIKINMDIQKSSVFFFHNPLNFPLSTDFKISQQTLPIQKINTGNTSSMRPIQPKLINTSNIVPVTQSPSNALLIPSQINFLKTKLLNKTSKNTPVKPPLPLIPPMIKPFIKPIKSIKNKIVYDYKNNTCTIELATNLCQRLLSGENMFMCRKCDKVYTEHKDLLDHYMIHDKCETNLIVQEKDIRENVPINNVKKENRNVDKTIINSDKNIAKQTIPVIKTTLNSKKNKVIFKGECIMCHSVFPDLGEHLRTVHQNDLIKNKVNTHCCAKCGMEFDIKQQLRAHEFSAHKAACTYTCEYCLLYFLCKEDLEKHVESHYSDIMKYLCPYCDVGFPDSNGLRTHLINHIGHDSPEYSTPETPVYQIEYSSTRPPEQFEQLFSELDNVSEDVDEVYIEEVDEDNYKVSFVEDVEENASSQVDLLVDDDHTINTELNNIPSEDSKKVIINDHQTPLLHKKRVSYTVCRICFIIVSYSRIGRHMKKKHNNAAPYQCEICHAEFNRKHIMDDHRRKHTNNKPHKCTECSKCFTYKHHLNRHMMIVHNSGTLEKLFKCSVCDKAFSFKEYLTLHVNSRHKGKHYMCQVCGKSFSTNAALNKHQLCHTEERPFMCEHCGRTFKCKTHCDTHTKNMHPGDPELTAPPEKFECELCKKQFSTKVYRDMHLKRHNGQGHQCDICYKLFVSKAHMQRHIKIMHRNTL; encoded by the exons ATGATGGAGGTCAACTATCGGTACATAGCGTTTGAAAATGATCATACGTATTTGAAAACTAGTAATCCAGGAgaagaaaatattcaattattgcaGTCCAGCATTTCTACGGTTTTTGA acccAAAAATAATGCAGCTGTATCATCAAAAACTCCATCaactaaaaaacaacaaaataaagtttgtacaaataaaactaaaactaaaccAATAAAGATTAATATGGATATACAGAAAtcaagtgtattttttttccataatccATTAAATTTTCCACTATCTACAGactttaaaat atcacAACAAACATTacctattcaaaaaattaatactggTAACACTTCAAGTATGAGGCCTATACAACCAAAACTaattaatacttcaaatattgTTCCCGTTACACAATCACCTTCAAATGCACTACTTATTCcatctcaaattaattttttaaaaacaaaattacttaataa gaCATCAAAAAATACACCTGTGAAACCTCCATTGCCATTGATACCTCCTATGATCAAACCTTTTATTAAACCTATTAagtcaataaaaaacaaaattgtttatgattataaaaataatacatgtacAATTGAATTAGCTACTAATTTATGTCAGCGTTTATTGAGTGGAGAAAATATGTTCATGTGCAGGAAATGTGATAAAGTTTACACAGAGCATAAAGATTTATTGGATCACTATATGATTCATGATAAATGTGAAACAAACCTAATAGTTCAAGAAAAAGATATAag AGAGAACGTaccaattaataatgtaaagaaagaaaatagaaatgttgataaaactattattaatagtgataaaaatattgCCAAACAAACTATACCAGTTATTAAAACTACAttaaactctaaaaaaaataaagttatttttaaaggaGAGTGCATTATGTGTCATTCAGTATTTCCTGATCTCGGAGAACATCTAAGAACTGTTCACCAAAATGACTTGATTAAGAATAAAGTTAATACTCACTGTTGTGCAAAGTGTGGAATGGAGTTTGATATTAAACAACAACTACGGGCTCACGAGTTCTCTGCGCATAAGGCTGCTTGCACATATACTTGTGAATATTGTCTTTTATACTTCTTGTGTAAGGAAGACTTAGAAAAACATGTTGAATCACATTATAGTGACATTATGAAGTATTTATGTCCATATTGTGATGTTGGTTTTCCTGATTCAAATGGATTAAGAACTCATCTCATTAATCATATTGGTCACGATAGTCCTGAGTACTCAACTCCAGAAACACCAGTCTATCAAATTGAATATAGCTCTACAAGACCACCCGAACAATTTGAACAGCTATTTTCTGAATTAGATAATGTTTCGGAGGATGTTGATGAAGTTTATATAGAAGAAGTTGATGAAGATAATTACAAAGTCAGTTTTGTAGAGGACGTTGAAGAGAATGCATCATCACAAGTAGACTTACTCGTTGATGATGACCATACAATTAATACAGAACTAAATAA tatacctTCAGAAGAtagtaaaaaagttattatcaaTGACCACCAAACACCATTGTTGCATAAAAAGCGAGTAAGTTATACAGTATGTAGAATATGCTTTATTATCGTAAGTTATTCAAGAATTGGTAGACATATGaagaaaaaacacaataatgcCGCCCCCTACCAATGTGAGATATGTCACGCTGAATTTAATCGAAAACACATTATGGATGACCATAGAAGAAAACATACAAACAATAAACCTCAcaa gtgtacAGAATGTTCTAAATGTTTTACCTACAAACACCACCTAAATCGACACATGATGATAGTTCACAATTCTGGCACATTAGAAAAACTATTCAAATGTTCTGTATGTGACAAAGCATTTTCATTTAAGGAGTATTTGACACTACATGTGAA TAGCCGCCATAAGGGTAAACATTATATGTGCCAAGTTTGTGGAAAAAGTTTTTCTACCAATGCTGCATTGAATAAACACCAGTTGTGTCATACAGAAGAACGACCATTCATGTGTGAACATTGCGGACGTACTTTCAAATGTAAGACTCATTGTGACACCCACACAAAAAATAT